One window of Quercus robur chromosome 12, dhQueRobu3.1, whole genome shotgun sequence genomic DNA carries:
- the LOC126708668 gene encoding uncharacterized protein LOC126708668, with protein sequence MSLTLKSPPFSALSSSLQHGRSRFLPGAGSTASNLVLFNNVRKSFPLIRASSSSLDTGSNTELDAVSSFSEIVPDTVIFDDFERFPPTAATVSSSLLLGICSLPDTVFRNAVEMALADSTCYGLENADLRLSCFVNKALVNVGGDLAKLVPGRVSTEVDPRLAYDTHGIIRKVHDLLKLYNEINVPPERLLFKIPSTWQGIEASRLLESEGIQTHLTFVYSFAQAAAAAQAGASVIQIFVGRLRDWARNHSGDPEIEAAISRGEDPGLALVTKAYNYIHKNGHKSKLMAAAVRNKQDLFSLLGVDYIIAPLKVLQSLKDSVTAPDEKYSFVRRLSPESAALYNFSKEELVKWDQLSLASAMGPAAVDLLAGGLEGYVNQAKRVEELFGKIWPPPNV encoded by the exons ATGTCACTCACTTTGAAATCTCCGCCCTTCTctgctctctcttcctctctccag CATGGGAGGTCGAGGTTCTTACCTGGAGCTGGATCGACAGCTTCAAATCTGGTGCTCTTCAACAACGTTCGGAAATCTTTTCCGCTAATTCGAGCTTCCTCGTCCTCGCTCGACACTG GTTCCAACACGGAATTGGATGCTGTGTCTAGCTTCAGTGAGATCGTTCCTGACACTGTCATTTTCGATGATTTCGAGAG gTTTCCTCCAACAGCAGCTACCGTTAGCTCCTCGCTCCTTTTGGGTATATGTAGCCTTCCTGATACAGTATTTAGA AATGCTGTGGAAATGGCTTTGGCGGATTCCACATGTTATGGGCTAGAAAACGCTGATTTGAGATTGTCATGTTTCGTTAACAAG GCTTTAGTGAATGTTGGTGGTGACTTGGCAAAACTAGTACCTGGTCGAGTTTCAACTGAAGTGGATCCACGCCTTGCGTATGACACACATGGCATTATCAGGAAG GTGCATGACTTGTTGAAATTGTACAATGAAATTAATGTACCTCCTGAGCGTTTGCTGTTTAAAATTCCTTCAACTTGGCAA GGAATAGAGGCCTCAAGATTGCTGGAATCTGAAGGAATACAGACACATTTGACTTTTGTATACAG CTTTGCTCAAGCTGCAGCTGCAGCCCAAGCTGGTGCTTCTGTTATTCAGATTTTTGTGGGTCGTTTAAGG GATTGGGCACGCAACCATTCTGGCGACCCTGAGATTGAAGCTGCTATCAGCAGAGGCGAGGATCCAGGGTTGGCTTTG GTGACAAAGGCTTATAATTACATTCACAAGAATGGACATAAATCAAAGTTGATGGCTGCTGCTGTCCGAAACAAGCAGGATTTATTTAGTCTTCTGGG GGTTGACTACATCATTGCACCATTGAAGGTATTACAATCTCTCAAAGACTCCGTTACTGCTCCTGATGAGAAGTACTCCTTTGTTAGGAGACTTTCTCCAGAGTCTGCAGCCCTATACAATTTCAGTAAAGAAGAG CTCGTGAAATGGGACCAATTAAGCCTTGCATCAGCTATGGGACCGGCAGCTGTAGACCTTCTTGCTGGTGGACTGGAAGGTTATGTTAATCAAGCCAAGCGAGTGGAAGAGTTGTTTGGGAAGATTTGGCCTCCCCCAAATGTCTGA
- the LOC126708872 gene encoding acid beta-fructofuranosidase, with the protein MEDTLPCSYSPLPNGPPTIEGPLDKRRPRTKATLIIFSGLLLLLLASFLAITIGYHRNSHNVRENENDEALLATSDPSSVSIPLEPVHPVSRGVSAGVSEKSNLAFADHNAISYPWNNSMLSWQRTSFHFQPEKNWMNDPNGPMFYKGWYHFFYQYNPNGAVWGDIVWGHAVSTDLIHWLHLPLAMVADQWYDINGVWTGSATVLPNGEVVMLYTGSTNESVQVQNLAYPANLSDPLLIDWVKYPDNPVLLPPPGINKNDFRDPTTAWYTSDGKWKFAIGSRVNTTGITLVYHTKDFKSYERLDGLLHSVPDTGMWECVDFYPVSKTAGKGLDTSVTGPGVKHVMKTSLDNDRQDYYALGIYDEKTDTWIPDNPNIGIGIRYDYGMFYASKTFYDEQKERRVLWGWIGESDSEFADMKKGWASVQGIPRTVLLDTKTGSNLLQWPVEEVDSLRLSGKEFDKVEVKAGSVVPLDIASATQLDIVAEFELDKEALERTAKSNEEFSCGNSQGAAQRGALGPFGLLILADESLSEQTPVYFYIAKGTDGNLTTFFCVDQSRSSEATDVNKQILGGYVPVLKDEKLYVRLLVDHSIVESFVQGGRTCITSRVYPTKAIYGAARLFLFNNATEATVTSSLKIWQMNSAFIHPFRAK; encoded by the exons ATGGAGGATACCCTTCCATGCTCCTACTCTCCTCTTCCCAATGGACCTCCCACCATTGAAGGACCTTTAGACAAACGTAGGCCACGAACAAAGGCGACCCTCATAATCTTTTctgggttgttgttgttgttgcttgcTTCGTTTTTGGCCATTACTATAGGTTATCATAGGAATTCACACAATGTCcgtgaaaatgaaaatgatgaaGCTTTGTTGGCCACGTCCGATCCATCATCCGTGTCCATACCGTTGGAGCCAGTGCACCCCGTGTCACGTGGCGTATCGGCCGGCGTGTCGGAGAAGTCGAACCTGGCATTTGCCGACCACAATGCGATCTCGTATCCATGGAACAATAGCATGTTGTCATGGCAGAGGACATCTTTTCATTTCCAGCCAGAGAAGAATTGGATGAATG ATCCTAATG GACCTATGTTCTACAAAGGATGGTACCACTTCTTTTACCAGTACAATCCTAATGGAGCAGTGTGGGGTGACATAGTTTGGGGCCACGCTGTGTCAACAGACCTGATCCATTGGCTTCACCTCCCTTTAGCAATGGTTGCTGATCAGTGGTATGACATAAATGGTGTTTGGACTGGGTCTGCTACAGTCCTTCCCAATGGCGAAGTTGTCATGCTTTACACTGGATCCACTAATGAGTCAGTGCAGGTTCAAAATCTTGCATATCCTGCCAACCTGTCTGATCCCCTCCTCATCGATTGGGTCAAGTACCCTGACAACCCAGTTCTTCTCCCACCACCAGGCATCAATAAGAATGACTTTCGTGACCCTACAACAGCTTGGTACACATCAGATGGGAAATGGAAATTTGCCATAGGGTCCAGGGTTAACACAACAGGCATTACCTTGGTTTACCACACTAAGGACTTCAAGAGCTATGAGCGTTTAGATGGATTACTTCATTCTGTCCCTGACACTGGCATGTGGGAGTGTGTGGACTTCTATCCTGTGTCCAAGACGGCTGGAAAAGGCTTGGACACATCGGTTACTGGTCCTGGAGTGAAGCATGTGATGAAGACCAGCCTGGACAATGATAGACAAGATTATTATGCACTTGGGATTTATGATGAGAAGACTGATACATGGATTCCCGACAACCCCAATATTGGTATTGGAATCAGGTATGATTATGGGATGTTTTATGCATCCAAGACGTTCTATGACGAGCAGAAGGAAAGGAGGGTGTTGTGGGGTTGGATTGGAGAGTCTGACAGTGAATTTGCAGACATGAAGAAGGGCTGGGCATCAGTTCAG GGTATTCCAAGGACAGTGTTGCTTGATACAAAGACTGGTAGCAATTTGCTTCAATGGCCAGTGGAGGAGGTAGATAGTTTGAGATTGAGCGGCAAAGAGTTTGACAAAGTGGAGGTCAAGGCAGGATCAGTTGTTCCACTAGATATAGCATCAGCCACACAGTTGGACATTGTCGCAGAGTTTGAGTTGGATAAGGAGGCTTTGGAGAGGACAGCTAAAAGCAATGAGGAGTTCAGCTGCGGCAACAGTCAGGGAGCTGCTCAACGTGGTGCATTAGGACCCTTTGGACTTCTTATTCTTGCAGATGAGAGCCTTTCTGAGCAAACTCCTGTGTATTTCTATATTGCCAAAGGAACTGATGGCAATCTCACAACTTTCTTCTGTGTTGATCAGTCAAG GTCTTCTGAGGCAACTGATGTTAATAAACAAATTCTTGGGGGCTATGTTCCTGtactaaaagatgaaaaattatatgTGAGGTTACTG GTTGATCATTCAATAGTTGAAAGCTTTGTTCAAGGTGGGAGGACATGCATCACATCACGTGTTTATCCGACAAAGGCAATCTATGGGGCTGCTCGGCTATTTCTGTTTAACAATGCTACTGAGGCCACTGTTACTTCCTCACTCAAGATATGGCAGATGAATTCTGCATTCATACACCCCTTCCGTGCTAAGtga